A genomic window from Synechococcus sp. CBW1107 includes:
- a CDS encoding helix-turn-helix domain-containing protein has product MRPYSEAVKADVRRRMGPPHRQSCTEIAQELGIHVITLYKWRKAWRLQGEVVPATQKDPEGWGPSDKFTVVLESAGMNATELSTYCRERGLFPEQVDRWRPPLPGKMTPLHSDHFNHQGA; this is encoded by the coding sequence ATGCGTCCTTACAGCGAGGCCGTCAAGGCTGATGTCCGCCGGCGGATGGGGCCTCCCCACCGCCAGAGCTGCACTGAGATCGCCCAGGAGCTGGGCATTCACGTGATCACCCTCTACAAGTGGCGGAAGGCCTGGCGGCTGCAGGGGGAGGTGGTGCCAGCCACCCAGAAGGATCCGGAGGGTTGGGGTCCCTCCGACAAGTTCACAGTGGTGCTGGAGAGTGCTGGCATGAATGCCACCGAACTCAGCACCTACTGCCGCGAACGGGGCCTTTTCCCCGAACAGGTGGACCGCTGGCGCCCCCCTCTGCCAGGAAAGATGACGCCTCTCCATTCCGACCATTTCAACCACCAGGGGGCCTGA
- a CDS encoding helix-turn-helix domain-containing protein, whose product MRPYSEAVKADVRRRMGPPHRQSCTEIAQELGIHVITLYKWRKAWRLQGEVVPATQKDPEGWGPSDKFTVVLESAGMNATELSTYCRERGLFPEQVDRWRQAAQDANAQPLLTMAEQKDLEKRHQADQREIKRLQQELRRKDKALAEAAALLMASKKIQAYWGEDGDD is encoded by the coding sequence ATGCGTCCTTACAGCGAGGCCGTCAAGGCTGATGTCCGCCGGCGGATGGGGCCTCCCCACCGCCAGAGCTGCACTGAGATCGCCCAGGAGCTGGGCATTCACGTGATCACCCTCTACAAGTGGCGGAAGGCCTGGCGGCTGCAGGGGGAGGTGGTGCCAGCCACCCAGAAGGATCCGGAGGGTTGGGGTCCCTCCGACAAGTTCACAGTGGTGCTGGAGAGTGCTGGCATGAATGCCACCGAACTCAGCACCTACTGCCGCGAACGGGGCCTTTTCCCCGAACAGGTGGACCGCTGGCGCCAGGCGGCGCAGGATGCCAATGCGCAGCCACTGCTGACCATGGCCGAGCAGAAAGACCTGGAGAAGCGCCACCAGGCCGATCAGCGGGAGATCAAGCGCCTGCAGCAGGAATTGCGCCGTAAGGACAAGGCCTTGGCAGAGGCGGCTGCTCTGCTGATGGCGTCAAAAAAGATCCAGGCCTACTGGGGAGAGGACGGGGACGATTGA